TCATGCTTATTAAGTCATGggaattttattataatttttttaaatttcataaaatgttttcttgcATTTCTGGAAATATGGGTATTCTTATTATCTTTGTCTTAATTAATCTATGCcttgcttataatgaattgttgGCATTTTATCTGATTTTTGCTGTTTCATGTATTCACTGTACATGATAGTATATATTGCATGGGATTTTTCCCTCTGACAGTGCTTTTGTTTGGCTGCAAAACTATTTGTATATTTAGGGTTgtgcaatattttattttgattattttatctttatgcATTATTTAAGGCATTCTTACaagtgaaataaaattcagtcaATTACATATACAtctatttgtgttttgtttgatgCTCCTTGACAATTTCAAGTAGAATATTTTGAGTCTTCAATTTACAAATTCACATTGAGAAACTTAAATACgtgtatttttcaataaataagtaaagagtCCAAGTAAATAAGTAAAGTCGAAATATTCCATCGaatagtatttaattttttctttatgaattTCAAACCTTGCATCTTTCAGTGGTTGCTCTTAAATTTGACTCCGAACACTGCTTACAGAAGAGAGGACTACCGGTATGTTAAAAGGTCCAATTGCAGCGGTTAACTTAAATTCTGTttacaaatttaataaaataaaaaaaatgatatgtcagacaaatattttaataacatataaaacaaaatatgtcagTTACAATGATGTAGAAAGCTGAGTTGTTATATCACCTTTCTAGAGTGGGTTACTACCCgtttttacaaaaaagaaatgataaaaaggaaaaaaaaacaatatttattcacacttaaaaataaaaatgtagagCACAGTGTTCCCCCAGCATCTTTTTACGTATATTGTTGTTCAATTTGTTATTCTGCATTACATAGTAATAAAGGGTGTTAGAGCAAGCATGCACTTGATGATTCCTATTCAAATGAATGACAGGATATACCTATTTTTGCTCCAATACgaacatatatgtatattgaaattAGATCATCAATACATGATTAACAGACAATTTCTCTTTAAATACTCGCATtgcatataattattttttagcaAATTTCTAAAGCTctatattttcacaactttgattttttggGATAAAAAAGCACATGTCACCGAATACAAGTATAGTTCTTTAAACTTTGATACAAAAGTTGTATTGAGATATCACACCAGTGTGAATAAATCACTATGATAAAGTCCAATTTTCAtagtaatattttaataataaatatttaaagatttgaatgatttttagCTCTCCAGAAAGTTTAAATAATCAATCAAGCTTTTAATTCTGACCACCTGTTGTATGTCTGTTCATCGGTTTGTAAACTTatcacatcttttttttttttcttctctagaAACACAAAATTAAGCTGACCAAACTTATTACAAATACTCCTTCTgaagtttttaaataaaggaTCTAATTTttccaaaggggggggggggataatcaAGTAAACAGAGAAAATAGAGTATGTGTCTTGTATAATTTATCTTCTTTTCacgaaccactgcaccagaaatgccaataaaatgtttacatcaaaattttcatgTAAAGTGAAAACCCCTAAATTGTTCAAACATTAACCCCCTCCCCCGAGCAATACTGAGACCCAAGAGGGGTTCACGGTTCAAGATATATagaaaatctgtttaaaataatcttttaaagaGCTACAAGGCTACATTTTTAGGCGAGCATCCTCAGAATGGgtaaataatattcaaatcACACCCGGGCCAATAATGTGTCCCAAAAGGGgcttaaaatttaatatatgtaaaaagtttttaaagaaatttataatttcagcaatatttgtacaaataatacACCAAATCATagtttattttccaaaaagtcGATTTTTACATCCACAGACTTTTTAGACGTTTCATCGAATCCCACAACAGTAATCTTGGTTGCTCCAAACTTAAACTTTGCCTTTACTCTCCTTCTGGTGCCTCCTGTTGTGTCTGGCATAGGGACAGTCAGAGATCCTATCCCCTTGCATCCGTCAGTATATTGTGGTTCTACTTTATTGCTGGCAAACACAGCAAAATTGACCGAAGTTTGATTTTCATGAATAGGAAAGTAGTTTTTTTCGGTCTCTTCGTTGCAATGTACTAGCTTTCCTTTGTTAACGAAAATGTCGAAGTTGTCAGTACAGTATTCTATCCCGTTGATAATCTTTTTCTTTGATTCTGGGTGTTTGTCTTTGATAAATCGTGTGTACGTATCCACGCCATAGGTATATTTCACCACTCGGGCAGCAATTATATCTGGGTCATGACCAAAAAGAACAGCGCCTTTTAGTACAGCTAATCCGCATTCTTGGGGAATCACTACTGTACAACTCGGGAATGAATTCCTAATTCTACTTTGAAGGAGCTCACACTCTGAAAACCCTCCCACCATAATGATGACTTTAGTTCCTTCGGCTGTATCAGAAACTAACATTTCTTCAACTTTGACTGCTATTTTGTCCAGTACCTTGTTAAAAAACTCCTCAAATTTTCTGACTTTTATTTGAAGTTTACCTCTTTTCAATTCTACATCATCTTTCAAACCATGATCTTCTATGCATTTAATGAAATCCTCAGCTATCTCCAGGAGAGTTGGTGGAATATCAACACGCACGCTTTTTCCTGTCTGCTTTtgccttttctttttttcaaagtatcGAAACAATGCGATGTAATCTCCAGTATGTTTCATACGGAATGCCTCAACGATGGGTTTGGACACAATACCCTCCAGCATTTGTTTAAACTCGTCGTCAACAAAGATTCCTCCCCAATCTCCTCCTTCTGCCCTGTTTATCTCCTGTAGCTTCCCATCTTCTCTCACTTCTTGCATTGCCATGTCAATCGTACCTCCTATCGAACCAAACACAAGAACATTAGCTATCTATTTAAATGTAGAACTGGTCATTGAAGCCATTAATCTTAATTAGTTTATTATACTGTGTATGTAATATTGACCAAACCTAACATTCTGAACTTTAGTATTTGTGAGAATAGGCATCATGATGATCTTATAATCTTACCTCCAGCGTCTAGCACTAGAAACCTTCGACCTGGTTTCATGACGTTTAGTGCATCATCGTCCCTTTCTATTTGAATCCATTTACAGTACACAGCTGCAGCTTCTGGTTCTAAGCAGATGAGGAGAGACTCCTTTGAAATACCTGCCTATCATAAAATCACGATAAAttttacgtaaaaaaaaaactttttacatAATGACAATTATATGAAATGATAATATAGATAAACATTACAAGTTC
This is a stretch of genomic DNA from Crassostrea angulata isolate pt1a10 chromosome 4, ASM2561291v2, whole genome shotgun sequence. It encodes these proteins:
- the LOC128179734 gene encoding heat shock 70 kDa protein 12A-like isoform X1; translation: MYLYLTEVGRLIYPSDFGETSVQERKIQHQHKFATMASKARDHIVVVAIDFGTTYSGYAYSFRSDFIKYETDHLNKIHINNWNCGDLMSEKTPTTLLLDKNKEFVSFGYAAENDYSSMTEEKRKEHYYFRRFKMMLYDKDGKLTLTRDTVLKDLRDKEMPAIDVFARSIEYLKDEFVKKFEERNLQVSITPLNENVTWILTVPAIWDEPAKQFMEEAAELAGISKESLLICLEPEAAAVYCKWIQIERDDDALNVMKPGRRFLVLDAGGGTIDMAMQEVREDGKLQEINRAEGGDWGGIFVDDEFKQMLEGIVSKPIVEAFRMKHTGDYIALFRYFEKKKRQKQTGKSVRVDIPPTLLEIAEDFIKCIEDHGLKDDVELKRGKLQIKVRKFEEFFNKVLDKIAVKVEEMLVSDTAEGTKVIIMVGGFSECELLQSRIRNSFPSCTVVIPQECGLAVLKGAVLFGHDPDIIAARVVKYTYGVDTYTRFIKDKHPESKKKIINGIEYCTDNFDIFVNKGKLVHCNEETEKNYFPIHENQTSVNFAVFASNKVEPQYTDGCKGIGSLTVPMPDTTGGTRRRVKAKFKFGATKITVVGFDETSKKSVDVKIDFLENKL
- the LOC128179734 gene encoding heat shock 70 kDa protein 12A-like isoform X2; amino-acid sequence: MASKARDHIVVVAIDFGTTYSGYAYSFRSDFIKYETDHLNKIHINNWNCGDLMSEKTPTTLLLDKNKEFVSFGYAAENDYSSMTEEKRKEHYYFRRFKMMLYDKDGKLTLTRDTVLKDLRDKEMPAIDVFARSIEYLKDEFVKKFEERNLQVSITPLNENVTWILTVPAIWDEPAKQFMEEAAELAGISKESLLICLEPEAAAVYCKWIQIERDDDALNVMKPGRRFLVLDAGGGTIDMAMQEVREDGKLQEINRAEGGDWGGIFVDDEFKQMLEGIVSKPIVEAFRMKHTGDYIALFRYFEKKKRQKQTGKSVRVDIPPTLLEIAEDFIKCIEDHGLKDDVELKRGKLQIKVRKFEEFFNKVLDKIAVKVEEMLVSDTAEGTKVIIMVGGFSECELLQSRIRNSFPSCTVVIPQECGLAVLKGAVLFGHDPDIIAARVVKYTYGVDTYTRFIKDKHPESKKKIINGIEYCTDNFDIFVNKGKLVHCNEETEKNYFPIHENQTSVNFAVFASNKVEPQYTDGCKGIGSLTVPMPDTTGGTRRRVKAKFKFGATKITVVGFDETSKKSVDVKIDFLENKL